The DNA sequence CGGCAACATCACCGATCCGGCAAATGACAAGACCTATTCGGGCAAGGCAACCTTGTCGGGCGACTCGCTCAAGATGAGCGGTTGCGTGCTCGGCGGACTGATCTGCAAGAGCCAGACCTGGCACAAACTCTAAGCGACCATTTCCGTGTGATCTCTAAACGGGGCCTGGTGGGCCCCGTTTTCGTTCTGTCGATGAGCAGGCAGCGCTCGGTCGGCATTCTGGTTGCCGCAACCCAGTCAACATCCCTTCAATCAATTTGAACGGCAGATGAACGCCGGCATCAGAGCCGGTTCAGAGGCGTCAGGGCATTCTCATGCGTGTTGAAGGAGACACGGACCCAATGCTTGCTCGCCGCTTCACCATCGTCTGCCTGCTGATGAGCCTGTTTGGAATGTTCTTCGCCATCCTTGTCGCCGAAGCGGGCCGTTCCCCGCGCTCCTGGGACGGCGCCACCAGAATGTGCCATCTCGCCTGCCTGACCGATTTTCGTCACTGAAGCAGAGAACCCGGACCTCGAAAAGAAAAGCACAGAGATCATGAACCGCATCGCCGCCAACCTCTCCAAGACCCTCCGGCTCCTGCCGCGGGCGGCGCTCATCCTGATACTTCTGGCCGCTCCGGTCCTGGCGGTGCCGATGATGCGCGCCGATAGCGGCTCGACGATCGAGGCGCCGGCGCTCAGAAAGTCCGGCGTCGGGTTCGTGCTGCTGGTCAGCCTGCAGCGGGGTTGAAGAAAAAAGGGCGCTTTAAGCGCCTTCGGCGGCGAGCCCCCTCCCAACCGCCCGTCCAAGTCTCTATATTGAGCCATGGAAAAGCGAATCTATCCCCAAGCCATCGAATCTGTCGTCATGCCCGAGCCCTTTGGCCGGCAAAGCTTCGATAACGCCGAAAAGGCCGTTGCCGCGCTGCAGGTGCTCTACGACCGCAATACCAAGTTTCTGCGCGATTCCTTCGCGGCCCTAGCCGCCGGCGGCGACAGCAGCAAGCGCTACCGGGCCTTCTACCCCGAGATCGGCGTCACCACGAGTTCGTTCACCCAGGTCGATTCGCGCCAGGCCTATGGCCACATGCCAACACCAGGTCATTTCGCCACCACGGTTACCCAGCCGGACCTGTTCGAGACCTACCTCATCGAGCAGCTTCGGCTGATCATGCGCAATCACGGCGTGTCGGTAGCCGTCTCGGAATCGACCACGCCGATTCCGCTGCATTTCGCTTTTCTGGAAGGCACCTATGTCGACGGCGCCGCTGCCGAACGCATCAAGCGGCCGATCCGCGACCTGTTCGACGTGCCGGATCTCGACGGCACCGACGATCAGATCGCCAATGGCACGTTCGAAGTGGCCTTCGGCGAGCCCCGGCCGCTGGCGCCGTTCACGGCGCAGCGCATCGACTATTCGCTGCACCGCATGACGCACTACACCGCAACCAGCCCGCAGCATTTCCAGAACTTCGTGCTGTTCACCAACTATCAATTCTATATCGACGAGTTCGTCGCCCGCGCCCGCGACCTGATGGAAAAGGGCGGTGACGGCTACACGGAATTTGTCGAACCTGGCAACGTTATCACCCGGGCCGGGCAGAGCGCGCCCAGCGACGGCGTAGCGCCACAGCGTCTGCCGCAGATGCCGGCCTACCATCTGAAGAAGCCGAACCATGGCGGCATCACCATGGTCAATATCGGCGTGGGTCCTTCCAATGCCAAGACCATCACCGACCATGTCGCGGTGCTTCGGCCACATGCCTGGGTGATGCTTGGTCACTGCGCCGGGCTGCGCAACACCCAGGCGCTCGGCGACTATGTGCTCGCGCATGCCTATGTGCGCGAGGACCACGTGCTGGACGACGATCTTCCGGTCTGGGTGCCGATCCCGCCGCTGGCCGAGATCCAGGTCGCGCTGCAGGAAGCCGTCGCCGAGGTCACCGGCCTGTCGGGCTATGATTTGAAGCGCATCATGCGTACCGGCACCGTCGCCACCATCGACAACCGCAACTGGGAACTGCGCGACCAGCGCGGACCGGTGCAGCGCCTGTCGCAGTCGCGCGCCATTGCGCTCGACATGGAATCGGCGACCATCGCCGCCAATGGCTTCCGCTTCCGCGTCCCCTACGGCACGCTGCTGTGCGTTTCCGACAAGCCGCTGCATGGCGAGTTGAAGCTGCCTGGCATGGCAACCGAATTCTACAAGCGGCAGGTGGCGCAGCACCTGACTATCGGCATCAGGGCGATGGAGAAGCTGGCGGAGATGCCGATGGAGCGGCTGCATTCGCGCAAGCTCCGGAGCTTTTCGGAAACGGCATTCCAGTAGGCGACCGCGAAGCCTCGGCGAGGCAATTCGTCGTCTTGCTCAGGCCGCAATTTGGCCGATAAGCAAATCGAACGGACCGACACGCGGCATTCAGCGGATACAACCTCGCAGACACGACCTCAATGGGAACAGGCGCGCGCTTGAACATGACGGCTGGGCTGGCATTCCTGGCGATGACGGCATTGTCGGCCGCTTTGTTGGCCGGATTTTTCGGCACGCTGCACCCGGCGTTCGATTCCTTCTCGCATTTCCGCATTCATCTCAGCGTGCTGATGGCACTTCTGGCGCTGCCGCTGCTCGCCAGCTCGTTTCGGCTGCAAGCCGCGGCTGGGCTGCTTTTCGCCATTTTCTGCCTGGCCACAACGACGGGTGCGCTGCCCAAATGGTGGCCACAACAGGCGGCCGCCAAGCCGACCGGCCAGATCGTCTACAGCCTGCTGCAGATGAATCTGCGCTTCAACAACCCAACACCTAAGAAAGTGCTCTCACTGATCGGCCGCACCAATCCGGACGTGATCACGCTCGACGAGGTGTCGCAGATGTGGACGATCGAGCTTGGCTACATCGCCAGCGCCTACCCCTACCGAATCCTCTGCCCCTACCCAAACGGCATGTTCGGCGTGGCGCTGCTGTCGCGCCGGCCCTTTGCCGCCGACGCCGCGCCGCGCTGCGAGCCGCGCGGCGCGATGGCCATCGCCACAGCCGACTTCGGCGGCACCGATGTCGATGTCGCCGCGATCCATTTGAGCTGGCCCTGGCCGAAGGAGCAATACTGGCAGATCGGCGAACTGGCGCAGCCACTGGCCGCGCTCGGCGAGACCGCGATCATGGCAGGCGATTGCAACGCCGTGCCGTGGAGTGCCGCGGTGCGGCGGGTCGCGGCTCTCGGCGGGCTGACACTCATGCCTTCCGCCGGCCCGACGTGGATCCACCGGACGCTGCCCGACTTCCTGCGCCGCTATGCAGGCCTGCCGATCGACCAGGTGTTCAGCAAAGGCGGCGTGACGATCCTGTCTTCGACGCGGCTGGAAGATACCGGCTCCGACCACCTGCCGGTGCTGGTCGAATTCTCGGTCCGGTCCGATGAGAAACAGCCTGAGGATGAGCACGCCACCGCGCTCGCGGCGCACGATTTGCCTGCTGAGCCGCGCGGCTGACGCGTCAAAGCGAATGGAGCACCCGCGCCACGGCGAAGCGTTGAGATGGCGAACGGATTGCTCGTTCAAGGTTTCCCGATCAAGGCAGCGATCAGGTGTTCGACATGGCCGCCATCGCGATGCTCACGCCGATCGAAGGCGTTTTGCCTCGCCTCATATTCTGCATAAACGGCCTTGATGCGAAGCCGAGCCTCGCGGCGCGCCTTGTCGCATGACGGGTCGTTGGCGACCCGCAGGCCAGTTATCGACCTTTCTGTCACGCGCATCATCTCCCTGGCGATGCGCCCATGTGTTTCCTCATGGGCGCGAACACCCGCGAAAAACCTGTTCCAACGCCTCTTCAACGTCGGCGCCATGGGCGAGCCAACGCGAGGGAAGGTGTAGAACAGATTGAGCGTGCCGTTGACCCGCCGCAGCCGGCAGACGCCGTTGTCCTGGCCTCCGCCGAGATCCCAGTCGACCGTATAGGCGGTTGTGGCGATGGCATGCGTCATGAAGCCATGCTTAGGCCCCTTGCTGTCCATCGCGTCGATGAAGGCCGTACCCGAGTTTCCCGTGATGTCGTAGGTCCGCGTCTGGACGATTGCCCTGGTGCCGGCAAAGGCCTCAGGCGCGCACAGTGTCCCGATGACGGCGAGGCATGTCAGAACTGTCCGGCGCATCGGCATTCTCCTTGTCCCCGGAGAAGGGAACCATAAGCCGGTGATAGTTTCAACGGTTCTGCTGCGCTGCATGCTCTCGCAGCCGGAACTGCGCTGCAATTTTGCTGCCGCGCCCTGGACGGCGCGGCGGCGCAGGGGTCACATGCCCTGGTAGACCGGTCCTTCACCGCCTTGCGGGGGCACCCAGTTGATGTTCTGGTTCGGGTCCTTGATGTCGCAGGTCTTGCAGTGGACGCAGTTCTGCGCGTTGATGACGAAGCGCACATCCTTCGCCTGCGGGTCGGCGGCGGCGTTGCCGTCCTTGTCGACCCATTCGTAGACGCCGGCCGGGCAATAGCGTGTGGAAGGTCCGGCAAAGACATCATGTTCCGAGCGTTTCTGCAGGTCCATGTCGCCGACCAGCAGATGGACCGGCTCGTTTTCCTCGTGATTGGTGTTGGATAGGAACACCGAGGACAGACGGTCGAAGGTCAGCACGCCATCCGGCTTCGGATAGACGATCTTCTTGTGCTTGGCGGCCGGCTCGAGCGTGGCATAGTCGGCCTTGCCGTGCTTCAGCGTGCCGAAGGGCGAGACGCCGAACAGCGTGTTCAGCCACATGTCGAGGCCGCCGAGGCTGACGCCGATGATGGTGCCGAAGCGCGACCACAGCGGTTTGACGTTGCGCACCTTCTTCAGGTCCTTGCCGATGTCGGTCGCCCGCCAGGCATCCTCATAGGCGGAAAGCTCGTCATTGGCTCGGCCGGCGCCGATCGCCTCGGCGACATGCTCGGCCGCCAGCATCCCCGACAGCACCGCATTGTGGGAGCCCTTGATGCGCGGCACGTTGACGAAGCCCGCCGCGCACCCCATCAGCGCACCGCCCGGGAACGACAATTTCGGCACTGACTGCCAGCCGCCCTCGGTTATGGCGCGCGCGCCGTAGCCCAGGCGCTTGGCGCCCTCGAACGTGCCCGCGATCGCCGGATGGGTCTTGAAGCGCTGGAATTCCTCGAAAGGCGACAGATAGGGATTCTTGTAATTGAGGTGGAGGACGAAGCCGACCGCCACCTGGTTGTCCTCCAGATGATAGAGGAACGAACCGCCGCCAGTCTTCATGTCCAGCGGCCAGCCGAAGGAATGCTGCACCAGACCCGGCCGATGGTTCTCCGGCTTGACCTGCCAGAGTTCCTTGAGGCCGATGCCGTATTTGCCGGGCTCGCGGCCATCGGAGAGTTTATATCTAGCGATCAACTGCTTGGCCAGCGAACCGCGCGCGCCTTCGCCGATCAGCACATATTTGCCCATCAACGCCATGCCCGGCGCGAAGCCCGGACCATGCGTGCCGTCCTTCTCGACGCCCATGTCTCCGGTGACGACGCCGGTGACGGCACCTTCTTCATTGTAGAGCAGGCCGGCCGCGGCAAAGCCTGGGTAGATCTCGACGCCGAGCGCCTCGGCCTTGCCAGCCAGCCAGCGGCAGACGTTGCCGAGCGAGACGATATAGTTGCCGTGGTTGTTCATCAGCGGCGGCATGAAGATGTTGGGCAGGCGGAACGAACCGGCGGGGCCGAGCACCAGGAAATGGTCCGCAGTGACCGGCGTTTTGAAGGGATGACCATCCTCCTCGCGCCAGCCAGGCAGCAACCGGTCGATGCCGATCGGATCGACGACGGCCCCCGACAGGATGTGGGCGCCGACTTCGCCGCCCTTTTCCAGCACGACGACGGAGAGCTCGGGATTGACCTGCTTGAGGCGGATGGCCGCGGCAAGGCCGGCCGGTCCGGCACCGACGATGACCACGTCGAATTCCATGCTTTCGCGTTCGATATCGCTCATCAACCCCTCCGCACTGGCTTGCCGCCGTTGGCGTATCTTGCTGGCTCCTGCGCTGCATAGCGCATCAATTGGCGACAGGAAACCGGCGCATACCTGACAATGCCGATTTGGCCAAAAAGTCGCGCTTTGCGCGGCAGAGAGGCCATTTCCACGCGGCGCGGCCCGCAAGGCTTGCGTTTTTTATTGTTCGACGGCTTGCTTATCGGCCATACTTCCCGCCATGCGCATTCCCGGGCCAGGCGGCTTCTCTTCGACGCGCTTTCCATCAACGCCCGGCCGGGCCTGCCGGGCGCTTATTTTGGCCCTTCTGGCGTCGAGCCCGTGTCATGCCGTCGCGGATGAAGTGAAGGTCTGGGCGACAGGCGCATACTCGTTTTCCGACGAGCTTGGCGGTTTCCGCATCACCGGAGCCTCCGGCATCGGAACCAAGGACGATCCGCTGGTCATCACCGAAGAGCTGAATTCGGCGACACCCGTGACGCTGACCATCCGCACCACAAAGCCGATCCAGGCATTCGGCAGAGCAGGCGAGTTCGCCAATGGCATCATGTACATGCGCATCGACGTGCTCAACAACAGCGGCCAGGCCTGGATCGAGTTCCAGTTCGAGCTTCAGGAAATACTGGACCAGCCAAGCGTGTTCGGAGACGGGCTTTCGTTCGACCAGCGCAACAAGACGCCCGACAATATCTGGTCGAGCAATTTCGCCGATTTCGACCGCGATTTCGAGCCCTATGACCGGCTGCTGTTCAAAAACGGCAAGGTGGACCCGCTGAAGACCGCCAGCTTCGAATTCCTGATGACCGACTACACGCCGCGATGGACCTTCTATTTGGTTCAGGATCCACGCATACCCACTGGCTAGACCGCGACCTCGCCTTGGCAAGCGGGATTGGCTGCCGCGACCGACTTCGCCGAGGTTGCAAATTGATCCCGCCCGGACGATGGTGCGGCCATGACTGCCGCCTCTCCCAACAATCCGGTCGATTTGGCCGATCTGCTCGCCTTCTATGCCAGCGCGGGTGTTGACGAGGCGTTGGAGGATGCGCCGGTCAATCGGTTCGCGGAGGCCGTGCCGAAGCCGGCGGAGCGCACGCCGGCGGCGGCGCCACGCGAAAGCAAGGCACCGGAGCCGGCCACGGGTCCACCGCGCCTCGATGCGCGCGCCTTGCCGGATGCTCCGGCCCCGCGCCCGCCCACCTCGGCCGTGCCCGACGAAGCGCAGGCGGCGCTGGCACGCCAACTGGCAATGACGGCGACGACCCTGGACGAGCTGCGCCAGCACATGGCAGCTTTCGAGGGCTGCAATCTCAAGGCGACCGCCAAGAACCTGGTATTCGCCGACGGCAACCCGCAAGCGGCTGTCATGCTGGTCGGTGAAGCCCCGGGCCGTGACGAGGACATTGAAGGACTGCCGTTCGTCGGGCGCTCGGGCCGCCTGCTCGACCGGATGCTGGCTGCGATCGGCCTCGACCGTAGCTCGGTCTACATCGCCAATGTCATTCCCTGGCGCCCACCCGGCAACCGCACGCCGACGCCGCACGAGACCGAGATCTGCCGGCCGTTCATCGAGCGTCAGATCGAGCTGGTCAATCCCAAGGTGCTGATCAATCTCGGCGGCCCGTCGGCCAAGACCTTGCTCAACACCTCGGAAGGAATCCTGCGGCTGCGCGGCAACTGGCGCGTCCACACCACGGGTTCCGGCATTGCCATTCCAGCCATGCCGACACTGCACCCGGCCTATCTCTTGCGCACCCCCGCGCACAAGAAGCTCGCATGGCGGGATTTTCTCGAAGTGAAGGCGAAGCTGCGGGAAGTGAGCTAACGATGACCTTGCAGGTGATTGAAATACATTCAGCGTCAGCCTAGTCGTCCTGCATGACAACGCCCCAAACCTCCGCCGGTAGCCTGATCCGCGAATGGCGCACGCGACGTCGCATGAGCCAGCTCGACCTCGCCATGGAGGCCGAAATCTCGCAACGGCATCTCTCCTTCGTCGAAAGCGGGCGTGCCGCGCCCTCGCGCGACATGGTGCTGCATCTGGCCGAGCAGCTTGCGATCCCGCTGCGGCAGCGCAATCAATTGCTGCTAGCCGCGGGCTTCGCGCCGAGCTTCAGCGAACGGCCGCTCACCGACACGACGCTGGCACCGGCAATGGCGGCGGTCGAGATGGTGCTCAAGGGGCATGAGCCGTTTCCGGCATTGGCGGTGGACCGGCACTGGAACCTGGTTGCGGCGAACACGGCGATCGGGCCATTCCTGGCCGATGTTTCCGAGCCCTCTCTGCTCCAGCCACCCGTCAATGTGCTGCGGCTCAGCCTGCACCCAGGTGGTGTCGCGCCGCGGATCGTGAACCTCCAGGAATGGCGCACCCACCTGCTCGAACGGCTGAAACATCAGAACGATGCTGCCGGTGACCCGGTGCTGGTGGCATTGGAGCAAGAGCTTCGCGGTTATCCCTCTGGCCTGCAGAGCAGCCGGCCGGCGCCGGTCGAGCCGAATGCGATCGTGCATCCGCTGCGGCTTGCCCATGGCGATACGGTGCTTTCCTTCATCAGCACCATCACCGTGTTTGGCACGCCACTGGATGTCACCCTTTCGGAACTGGCGATCGAATCCTTTTTCCCGGCCGATGAGCAGACACGGGCGATGCTGGTACGCTTGGCGAAGGAACGGTCCTGATCACCCTTGCGGCAGCGCAGCTTTGCGGGTGCGCGTCCGCTCCAGACCCAGCTGCCGTTCGCGCCAGATGATGAAGATGCCGGCGGCGACCACGATCACGCCACCGACCAGCGTGCCGGGCGAGGTCACGTCGCCGAAAGCGAAATAGCCGACGACGACGCCGAGGATCATCGAGGTGTATTCGAAAGGCGCCACGACCGAGGCTTCGGCATGACGATAGGCCGCGGTCATCAAAATCTGGCCGAGCCCGCCACAAAAGCCGGCGAGGATGAGCAACGTGGCTTGTATTGGCGTCAGCGACTGCCAGCCGAAGGGCAGCGTCAACAGCGAGAGCACGCTCGCCGTCGACGAGAACCATAGCACGATGGTCGCCGTCTTCTCCGTCTGCACGAGATTGCGCACCAACAGCATGGCGACAGCGGAGATTGCCGCGGCCGCCAGCGCGGCCATGACGCCCAGGACCTCCTGGTGGTCGAGACCTTCATCCGAATTGAGCAGCGTCAGCTCCGGCCAGGAAATGACGAGCACGCCAATGAGGCCGATTGCGACAGCGCTCCAGCGATAGACGCGGATCGTCTCGCCAAGGAAGACCGAGGAGAACACCACGACCAGCAGCGGCTGTGCATAGTTCAGGGTGATCGCCTCGGGAAGAGGCAGCCTGGTGAGCGCGAAAAAGCCGAGCCCCATGGCACCGACGCCGACGACGCCACGCGCGACGTGGTTGAAGGGGCGTTTCGTGACGAATGCCGTGGCCAGATGTCCCTTCAACGTCAGGAAGACAATGATCGGGAAGATGGCGAAGAAGGAACGGAAGAAGACGATCTGCCCGGCAGGCACATCGCCCGCCGCCTTGATACAGGTTTGCATGCCGACAAATACCGCCACGGAGACGATCTTCAGCACGATGCCTCTCAGCGTACCGTGGCCGAGCGCCGTCTCTGGTTGCGCCCCCGCTCCTGATGTCACTTTGGCAATGCGTCTCTGCCCGCGGTCGAGGGCACGTTGCGGTTCTCGAAATGGCAGAACGGGAAATTATCGGGGCGCCAAACGAAAGCGCCCATCCCGAATTTCGGTGTGACGGCCGTCATGACTGCCTCGCGACAAGGAAAGGATGACCTGAATTAGGCCCTGCCGCAGTTTTGTCGAGGGAGTGTTTCGTGTAAAGAGCGCGGACTTCGAATTTTGGACCGGTCAGATCATGTCCGGTCCCCGGAAAAGACAGGAAAAGCCAGGGAATGCGCACCGATACAGGCCAGGTCTTCAAACTCGAGGACTATCGCCCCAGCGACTACCTCATTCCGGAAACCAGCCTTGAATTCCGTCTTTCGCCGCAGGCAACGGTCGTCGCCGCGATACTGACCGTCGAACGCCGCGAGGACATATCCACGTCGGCTCCGCTGGTGCTCGACGGCGATGGGTTGACGCTCAAACGCGTCGAGGTCGACGGCAAGGTGGTGAGACCGGCGGATCTGCTGACGAGCCCCGACCAACTGACCCTGCTCAAACCGCCGGCGGCACCTCGTTTCCAGCTGCTGATCGAAACCGAACTGGCCCCAGCCGGCAACGAGGCCTTGATGGGCCTTTACCGCTCGAACAACGTGTACTGCACGCAATGCGAGGCGGAGGGTTTTCGCCGCATCACCTATTTCCTCGACCGCCCCGATATCCTGTCCGTCTACACGGTGCGCATCGAGGCGCGACGCGACGAGGCGCCGCTGCTCCTGTCGAACGGCAATCCGGTCGAGAGCGGCGATCTCGCCGAAGGCTGGCACTACGCCACATGGCACGACCCCTTCCCCAAACCATCCTATTTGTTCGCGCTGGTGGCCGGCAATCTCGGCCAGGTGGCCGACAATTTCGTCACCAAGTCCGGCCGTAAGGTCGAGCTCGGCATCTATGTCGAGCCCGGCAAGGAGGCGCTCGCCGGCTACGCGATGGACGCGCTGAAGCGGTCGATGCAATGGGACGAGGAGGCGTTTGGCCGCGAGTACGACCTCGACGTCTTCAACATCGTCGCCGTGTCGGACTTCAACATGGGCGCAATGGAGAATAAGGGCCTCAACATCTTCAACGACAAATACGTGCTGGCCGACCAGGAGACGGCGACGGACGCCGATTTCGCCAATATCGAGGCGATCATCGCGCATGAATATTTCCACAATTGGACAGGCAACAGAATCACTTGCCGCGACTGGTTCCAGCTTTGCCTGAAGGAAGGGCTGACGGTCTTCCGCGATCATGAATTCTCCGCCGACCAGCGCTCGCGCGCGGTCAAGCGCATAGCCGAGGTGCGCACGCTGCGGGCCCACCAGTTTCCCGAGGACCAGGGCCCGCTGGCGCATCCCGTGCGGCCGCGCCGCTACCGCGAGATCAACAATTTCTATACGGCGACGGTCTACGAGAAAGGCTCCGAAGTGGTGCGCATGATCCGCACCATTCTCGGGGCCGAGGTCTTTCGCGCCGGCATGGACCTCTATTTCGAACGCCACGACGGCGAGGCCGCGACCATCGAGGATTTCATAAAGGTGTTCGAGGACGCGTCCGGCCGCGACCTGTCGCAATTCGCGCTATGGTATCACCAGGCGGGCACACCCAACCTGACGGTGAGTTCGACGCACAATCCGGCCGCACAGGAATTCACGCTCGAGATCGAGCAGTCGGTGCCGCCGACCCCCTCCGAAAGCCGCAAGCGGCTGATGCACATCCCGCTCGCCTTCGGCCTGATCGGCGCCGGCGGCAAACCTGTCGCGTATAGCGGCGTCGAGGGCGCCAGCGTCGAGGACGGCGTCATCCATGTCCGCAAGCGTCGCCATGTGGTGCGTTTCTCGGGCGTGGCCGAGCGCCCGGCGGTGTCGCTCAACCGTGGCTTTTCGGCGCCGGTGACGCTCTCGGCCGAGCAGAAGGCGGCCGACCAGTACTTCCTCGCCCGCCATGACAGCGACGCCTTCTCGCGCTGGCAGGCCTTCAACACGCTGTTGACCGATGCTCTGATCGCTGCCTTCCGCCAGATCCTTGGCGGCAAACAGCCGGACTTCGCCCCACGGCTGACCGAGCTTGCCGGCAGCATCGCCAGCGACGAGACGCTGGAGCCAGCCTATCGGGCCCTGGCCCTGGCGCTGCCTGGAGACGCCGATATCGCCCGCGACATCGGCAAGAACATCGATCCCGACGCCATCCATGCGGCCCGACAGGCGCTTGCGCTGGCGATCGGCATGGCCAATGGCGAGGCATTTTCCGGCCTCTACGACAGCCTTGCCGACAAGAGCGCTTTCAGCCCCGACGCGGCGAGTGCCGGACGGCGCGCCTTGCGCAACATTCTGCTGGATTATCTCTCGCTGCTGCCAGATGGAGCGGCGTTGGCGGCCGGGCATTTCCAGTCCGCGAGCAACATGACCGACCGGGCGGCCGCATTGGCCGTGCTCGCGCATCGCCACCACGGATCGCCGGAGGCAAGCAAGGCGCTGGCGGCTTTCGAACAGACATATGCGTCGGACCCGCTGGTGATGGACAAATGGTTCCAGATACAGGCCAGCGTGCCTGGGCCGCAGGCGGTGGAGACGGTTCGCGCCCTGACCGCTCATGCCGGCTTCTCGATGGGCAATCCGAACCGGGTGCGCTCGTTGATCGGCACATTCTCCAGCGCCAACCAGACCGGCTTTCACCGCGCCGACGGCGAAGGCTACCGCTTCTTCGCACGAACGGTGCTCGAGGTTGAAAAGCGCAATCCGCAAGTGGCGGCAAGACTGGCAACGGCGCTCAGATCATGGCGCTCGCTCGAACCGGGCAGGCAAGCCCAGGCCCGGGAAGTGCTGGTTTCGATCGCCAATGCCGAAAACCTGTCGGCGGATCTGCGCGACATCGTCGAGCGCACGTTGGCTTAGGCGCTCCCGCCTTCTTCCCTGCGGGAGAAGGCCGGGTTCTAAAAGCCCATTATTTAGTCGATTTTTAATCTTTTTTCGCCGGACCACTGGACAAGGCGAATCACCTTTGATTCTTTAATGGCGATTCGGAAGTGCGGTGTTGCCGGATCACCAGCACATAGAAATGCGGCATACTGAAATCGGGAGTGCCATTTATGGCAAAGGCGGACGCGTGGGGCGCGCCCGGTGGGATGGTTTTTGCGCGTCGCGAGACGCGCGGCGATGGCCTTGCCGGGAATACGCGGCTCATTGCCGAACCGGCCTACAAGCGGCTTCTGGCGGCCGAACGGCTGCTGCGCCGGTCGATACCGGCCCTCATCGTCATCTTCCTGCTCGTCATCGCGGCGCTGCGTGTAATCTCGCTGATGAACGA is a window from the Mesorhizobium australicum WSM2073 genome containing:
- a CDS encoding AMP nucleosidase; amino-acid sequence: MPEPFGRQSFDNAEKAVAALQVLYDRNTKFLRDSFAALAAGGDSSKRYRAFYPEIGVTTSSFTQVDSRQAYGHMPTPGHFATTVTQPDLFETYLIEQLRLIMRNHGVSVAVSESTTPIPLHFAFLEGTYVDGAAAERIKRPIRDLFDVPDLDGTDDQIANGTFEVAFGEPRPLAPFTAQRIDYSLHRMTHYTATSPQHFQNFVLFTNYQFYIDEFVARARDLMEKGGDGYTEFVEPGNVITRAGQSAPSDGVAPQRLPQMPAYHLKKPNHGGITMVNIGVGPSNAKTITDHVAVLRPHAWVMLGHCAGLRNTQALGDYVLAHAYVREDHVLDDDLPVWVPIPPLAEIQVALQEAVAEVTGLSGYDLKRIMRTGTVATIDNRNWELRDQRGPVQRLSQSRAIALDMESATIAANGFRFRVPYGTLLCVSDKPLHGELKLPGMATEFYKRQVAQHLTIGIRAMEKLAEMPMERLHSRKLRSFSETAFQ
- a CDS encoding electron transfer flavoprotein-ubiquinone oxidoreductase → MSDIERESMEFDVVIVGAGPAGLAAAIRLKQVNPELSVVVLEKGGEVGAHILSGAVVDPIGIDRLLPGWREEDGHPFKTPVTADHFLVLGPAGSFRLPNIFMPPLMNNHGNYIVSLGNVCRWLAGKAEALGVEIYPGFAAAGLLYNEEGAVTGVVTGDMGVEKDGTHGPGFAPGMALMGKYVLIGEGARGSLAKQLIARYKLSDGREPGKYGIGLKELWQVKPENHRPGLVQHSFGWPLDMKTGGGSFLYHLEDNQVAVGFVLHLNYKNPYLSPFEEFQRFKTHPAIAGTFEGAKRLGYGARAITEGGWQSVPKLSFPGGALMGCAAGFVNVPRIKGSHNAVLSGMLAAEHVAEAIGAGRANDELSAYEDAWRATDIGKDLKKVRNVKPLWSRFGTIIGVSLGGLDMWLNTLFGVSPFGTLKHGKADYATLEPAAKHKKIVYPKPDGVLTFDRLSSVFLSNTNHEENEPVHLLVGDMDLQKRSEHDVFAGPSTRYCPAGVYEWVDKDGNAAADPQAKDVRFVINAQNCVHCKTCDIKDPNQNINWVPPQGGEGPVYQGM
- a CDS encoding DMT family transporter, with product MTSGAGAQPETALGHGTLRGIVLKIVSVAVFVGMQTCIKAAGDVPAGQIVFFRSFFAIFPIIVFLTLKGHLATAFVTKRPFNHVARGVVGVGAMGLGFFALTRLPLPEAITLNYAQPLLVVVFSSVFLGETIRVYRWSAVAIGLIGVLVISWPELTLLNSDEGLDHQEVLGVMAALAAAAISAVAMLLVRNLVQTEKTATIVLWFSSTASVLSLLTLPFGWQSLTPIQATLLILAGFCGGLGQILMTAAYRHAEASVVAPFEYTSMILGVVVGYFAFGDVTSPGTLVGGVIVVAAGIFIIWRERQLGLERTRTRKAALPQG
- a CDS encoding endonuclease/exonuclease/phosphatase family protein, with the translated sequence MTAGLAFLAMTALSAALLAGFFGTLHPAFDSFSHFRIHLSVLMALLALPLLASSFRLQAAAGLLFAIFCLATTTGALPKWWPQQAAAKPTGQIVYSLLQMNLRFNNPTPKKVLSLIGRTNPDVITLDEVSQMWTIELGYIASAYPYRILCPYPNGMFGVALLSRRPFAADAAPRCEPRGAMAIATADFGGTDVDVAAIHLSWPWPKEQYWQIGELAQPLAALGETAIMAGDCNAVPWSAAVRRVAALGGLTLMPSAGPTWIHRTLPDFLRRYAGLPIDQVFSKGGVTILSSTRLEDTGSDHLPVLVEFSVRSDEKQPEDEHATALAAHDLPAEPRG
- a CDS encoding uracil-DNA glycosylase, whose product is MTAASPNNPVDLADLLAFYASAGVDEALEDAPVNRFAEAVPKPAERTPAAAPRESKAPEPATGPPRLDARALPDAPAPRPPTSAVPDEAQAALARQLAMTATTLDELRQHMAAFEGCNLKATAKNLVFADGNPQAAVMLVGEAPGRDEDIEGLPFVGRSGRLLDRMLAAIGLDRSSVYIANVIPWRPPGNRTPTPHETEICRPFIERQIELVNPKVLINLGGPSAKTLLNTSEGILRLRGNWRVHTTGSGIAIPAMPTLHPAYLLRTPAHKKLAWRDFLEVKAKLREVS
- a CDS encoding helix-turn-helix domain-containing protein, producing the protein MTTPQTSAGSLIREWRTRRRMSQLDLAMEAEISQRHLSFVESGRAAPSRDMVLHLAEQLAIPLRQRNQLLLAAGFAPSFSERPLTDTTLAPAMAAVEMVLKGHEPFPALAVDRHWNLVAANTAIGPFLADVSEPSLLQPPVNVLRLSLHPGGVAPRIVNLQEWRTHLLERLKHQNDAAGDPVLVALEQELRGYPSGLQSSRPAPVEPNAIVHPLRLAHGDTVLSFISTITVFGTPLDVTLSELAIESFFPADEQTRAMLVRLAKERS
- a CDS encoding DUF922 domain-containing Zn-dependent protease — translated: MRRTVLTCLAVIGTLCAPEAFAGTRAIVQTRTYDITGNSGTAFIDAMDSKGPKHGFMTHAIATTAYTVDWDLGGGQDNGVCRLRRVNGTLNLFYTFPRVGSPMAPTLKRRWNRFFAGVRAHEETHGRIAREMMRVTERSITGLRVANDPSCDKARREARLRIKAVYAEYEARQNAFDRREHRDGGHVEHLIAALIGKP